gtatcaatggatgaatcaagatattcattgctttctatatggaataagattctttaacaaatatgtcccactaatgaataggacatcaattttcattctggtttctcgatggtcactgtcaatctcttgttgcagactttgcaggtttttggtttgattgttgaccattgctgataatgttcactgtttgtctcagacattaaacttgtagaaatttctgtgatcattactggttctggaagctcattatttttcctgcaggaacaacaatcaagtgtcagtaatttcttaatcagccatataacaattttctctaccacatatacaatgagctggattgccaaaccctttgctactaatggcAATATTCCCAATATTCAAAATGAATCATTGCTGACAACTTTGCCAACGAGGTTATGTattcacaaaggcattttcaaagtttattctcctatgagtgcaaattgttgagcactccttccccttctgtttctcacagtgacataggcaatttgtcacttatctgtctgtttcatactgggttagggaggccttgaccCCTACTTCAGGCAGAAATATTCTGgaaagacatatcaataccataagacagtcatttctatttatcagaacaagactcccctgatttgaagactttgcagtgtgatgcgtgaatccaggtgtctttttcctgtactttcactgccatgggagtcatcaacaggacttgataaggacccttatatctgggttcaagacgtctcctgatgtgctttcttatGACCACCCAGTCACCAGatagcagtttatgggtacctgtatcaaaattaggatctggaatggaggagaacatttgaccatgtatttcagttagttgtttctgtaataaagcaacataattcaacaaatcaccacgtacatgctgtagttgctatggaaaataacagtctgttctgtgtgctgtgccaaacagtatctcatttggtgctaaacctgtgtctcttcataagtgtagttctaatgttaaacagaactattggtaaatattctaaccaagtctttttggtttcttgcatcattttctgtagtttcaaTTTAATGTCACCATTAAGCCTTTCTACCCTCCCACCTGCTGGTGGCCTATAAGGAGTGTGAAAAGCTTGTGATACTCCCAAGTTCTtcattacatgcttcattatctcttctgtaaaggttgtacctctatctgattcaataacGTCAGGTATCCCATATCTATAGATGACTTCTGAGATtaatttctttgctgtatttttggCAGTAGCTTTTCCTTCTAACACATACTCGTAGGTACCACATTTAGGAAGTTGTATATAGTCGATCTGAAGTCTCTGAAAGGGATAGAAAGCCTTTGGAATGCTTCCTCCTGGGGTCTTTACTCTTTGCCCTGGATTGTGTATTCCACATATCCAGCAAGATGCCACATAGTTTATGTCCGCAGAGTTGAATCCAGGGGCAATCCAATTTTTCCATACCCTATTAGTCATTGCCTCTTTGGAATGATGTACTTGTCCATGTGCAATCTGAGTCATTACTGGGTATAAGGCTcttggtaggcaccatttattttcttttgaccatattccttgctcatcaagctgtgcaccttctttttcccacttattcttttcttcctttgttgcttgtttctgaaagtctttaaggctttgtaggtctgggaattgaaatttgtctgtgtcaccttctgttgAGTCTACAAGAAATGTAGTATTCTTTGGTTGGAGGGCTGCCTTTTTTGCTGCTTGATCTGCAAAGTTATTTCCTCTTGCTTCTGGAGTTTGTTCTCTAGTGTGAGCTTGAACCTTTATAATTCCCACTTGTTTAGGGAGTTCCAATGCTCTAAACAGTTCATTAATCAAGTTTGTATGTTTGATGGGTTTTCCATTTGATCCTTGGAAATCTCTGCTTTTCCAAATGGGACCGAAGTCATGCGCCACTCCCCAGGCATAACGTGgatctgtatatacattggctttttgtccttctgcatatacacaagctttagttagagctatcaattctgcttcttgtgctgatgttccattagacagtgttcctgagtcaagcacctcttcctcagttgtgatggcataacctgtatatggaactccatccacatagtatctagatccatctacataaagagttagggttgcatctgaaagtggtgtgtcAGTAACATTATGCAAAGCTGAAGTCTCTAATTTCATAAGTTCCAAACAATCAtgtgaaaatttttgtgtgtgtatttcttcagtttcttcttcagacgcttcactcaggtcctcatatcccctgtctgatgattcatcttctttgcgactccccttactcccctcttctgaatcatcaatggggagcagggttactggattgaggactgtgcaattggtaattgttacatgtgaggcGCTGAGCAAGGCTACCTGATATTTAGTTAGTCTGGCTGCAGACAAATGTCTTGTTTTTGCTTGATTAAGAATTTCTGTGACTGTATGTGGAACTTGAATAATAAGTGCATGGTCCAATACCATATCTGCTACCTTTTCTTTCAgtattgctgctgctactgcttgtatacatgatggagaacctcttataactggatcgagttgtgcagaataataggccagtggcctttgcttcattccatgtttctgtgtgaggactccTAGAGCATGTCCTGACTGCTCATGGCAGAACAATGTGAAAGGCTTCAGATAGTCTGGTAGTCCAAGTGCTGGTGCAGTAGAGATAGCATGTTTCAGGGCTTGCACTGCATtctctatttcagttatattgagtggttctgttccctgttgtttcctcAAGCATTCATACAGTGGTTGCATAAGAATTGAAGCTGAAGGAATCCACTCTCTGCAATATCCGAGGAGTCCCAAAAAGGCTCTGATTTCTTTGACTGTTTTTGCTGTCTTCATGTCTCgtataactttaactctttcagttgtaagatgtctggttcctgcagagatacaatgtcctaagaatattactttttcctgtactagttgcaacttgcttggtgatactctgcagtcttgttcggccagaaaacaaagtaatgacagtgtttctgctttgcattcttcttcagcttccgcagccaccatgagatcatctacatattgaatgagttgagtagttggattgatagacctccatccttggagaattagtgccattgcttctgaaaattctgataggctggtggctcctccttgagagagtcttgtccaacaatattggtttccatcatgggtgaaggctagaagaagttgactatcttctgtgattgggactgagaagaaagcatttgccaagtcaattactgaaaaccattttgcatttggcGGTATCTGATTAAGCAAAGTGTGGGGGTTGGGCACAATGGGAGTGTTGATCAGAAGTCTTTTGTTGACCTCTCTTAGGTCATAAACCATCCAGTATTGCACCCCCTTGTAGACAGGATGTGTTCCTGGCTTTAGTGTCAGTTTTACAGGATTTACTTTAAGTGTACCCACATCCTGTTTTCCTTTGGACCATAACTTGTCTGGTACTATGTTCAGCCAATCTGGTAGATTAACAGTCTTATCCTTGTGACATGTGCTCATCTGCTCTAGCATCTAGATTGCTGCTGTAAGATCTTCTTGGACTGGAGATGGGAGTTGACTTGTGAGTTTTACTCCAGTTGGGGTGTATTTGATGCTGGCTTGTATCTTGAAAGTAcatctgctcccaacagattatagggacaagatgaggaagtgagaaattgtattggtacttcaattgtctcttcacctactaaaagtgtaactggtttactttctgttagttttacttcttttcctgttaggcctgtagcaggtaaatcaatttctgttaatagttgttgaggtacctcctgttttcttaatacagtgcGGCTTGCTCCAGTATCAATTAGACACTCACATTCTTGACCATTATGTAATATGATATTCACTAGGCCTTTAGTCAAGTTGTCTTTCAGAGTTTGGTTACAATCTCTTTTCATGTGCCCtctctgtttgcaaaagaaacaaacgccttgctttttcatttcttccagagtcatgttttctttttccttttttttgttgctttggtGCACCTCTTGTGTCTGTACGAACCTTCCAGTCTTGATTCTCTTGGACCACATGAATGGTAATTTTCTGAGTTTGAGATTTGTCTTTGGCTTTCCTTTGCTTCTCCTTTTCCCGGTCTTCTATATCTTCCAGAACTTGGAGCATGGATTGCATTTCCATTGTTGCTGCTTCTGGTCTTATAAGGAACAATTGTTGATGATATGTTTCAGAAAGGTCATTAAGGAATCTGGTcttaaacagtctgcgatgttgggCTTTATCTCGAGTAAAACCTTCAACTTTGTGTGCTTGAGTAGCTCTGTcacaatctggcaaagccagtgctggtgctgaagttgctttagcttaaaattggttaaacatttggttttgcTCAGCAGAGAGTGTAAATATCTTACTATCACCCAGAAATGCTaatgaaaaaaacacagacaatagcccataaagtcttgaatctttttcatttccgtacaaatattgaattcccatcaatacattaccatacccacgatacaaggaaggacttgcagtatattactattatagcacagtaaataatggCAGTGAAtgcgtttacaacactgattgactcaaaattgttatgaggataaaaataaaaaccttttgctttctgcacatacagaaaaaccatctggttcatgcatttgctatgcgaatagcacataaactctaatatctctttccaaaacaaggtaatcattactcagcagagtctacggtttttaaattcttgattagtttttacttatgtttgttgtagctgtggatcaaaacattgcaaacttctattcattggaagttggataaattcaatctggattgaaagggtgctttgtagctggagagcttctgtgaagaaaaaacttttgcatagagattaacatttattcactaggaattacagtaactgttattaattcacattgaacagctgctaatacgacacttgtttaaaagtttctctttgtagcttaactgtgacgctatgcgttccatgcaatgaaaaactgatttcctcaaaggggcagtccctaatctcacaaacagggaatgtcaaagtgacgagacctgggcgagtgttcaaagccactcctttctcatcacctctttgtaaaccaaatattcacacatatttccagattctgtgatttccatgtttaaagtacaaatatatattcacaattctcgctcacagacgacattttatctcgtaacatttctttatgggcataacaaaccctcctgatttctgagaacattcatcagcgccattttcacacagataaaaacagcttgtaatatatatcttcatgtaaaggctcactcccacaattctcaacttcattaaagagaaagctatttttctcaaatttcagaaacaaaattattttgttcaaatacagaaacggcttgttggaccccagccaacttgtccgtccactgaatcgtgtAATGACGGACCAAAACATTTCAACACTTGTTATGCATCTCTTTAAAAGCTTAGAATTAAGCAGGCaggcattatattatttacaaaatgtacaacttctttaaccttgaaacatgtctcttgtaaaaaaaaaaaataaacagacaagacagacaaacacagatctccctcacacgAAGTAAGACGGAGaaaaaaactcacatacagagaaagaaaaatcagctgataccttccagcctactgctgtggaactacaagtcccagcattagactaaatacaagttagcctcaacatgttattatcactcagcactccggacatattttatcagcattacatacattgtcagataacaaaaaacagagtgcttcttatctcaacacactgaaatcttttacacagaataagggaggggcacatctcactcattcagctgcgcaggatcaaacatacatttagcatatccacacattgacctgatcttcatagccaagcctttttatccattctttattattcaaataaaacccataccatttctctaagtctaatgtcccttctgggggaaatcctgctctcttgagtactttatgaattcttttaagagctttactaccttctctctttttcattatatccataggcttgcctatagtaggcatcttactgttctgtgcccccatttactgggttactggtcacagtactgtcagtatctgggatacaatgtcttataagtgaaataaggtaatacaattttcccctttgtacagactataagtatctttaatcctttacctcctagtctgccataggaacaccagatgtgagttttatcggctgtagattaaaaggctggcacttatggctgatccgattcttcccctcaagtcagtgtatggacatataggtttataatctggtaacatatgattttgtggccaatatgtagtatttcttcattcaaatgcaccctaacgtaaaatatagttctttttcattacttacaaaaccgtaatatgcatttgtagttgtaacaccctttagtctaggtcccttgcaacctgaatattttctcagaacaatgcagcaggtacaattcttacatacacctctcttattatcttctaactcaaattgtctacatccatcataatctacagtatccatacatttatcatttcattatcctttcctctgactgtacattgggttcatagaataccctctaatcacctcaactgactttccttagacatacaaagaaatactgaactgagtaagaaggtagaaatctacacttttcttactcaccggatttagttcagcagttctctggacatcagtggagtttggcgtcaggtgtggagatattggAGCATCCCGGATCTagcccccagaaatgttggggtatcggggttcaccgatacttctatcaagcaccttcaatgtcagtcagatctttctttgttttcagtcgactggtgaacagaaaatactcaacacctgtatgatataatgctgagcagctttattctgttccaatttgagaccacttcagcgcttatttttatacatgtaagtctaggggtatagattctgaacaaccaattataagacagtaaaataatgagagaaaatcaattaacaatatatatatttcagttttacatcaaagatcaaacaactctttcttctttgtgtgttatctctttccaagctttttgccaatatccttgtgctgcccccatctttgagtccttgggttttatcttatcaagaacgttgctacatgttcttggaatgttttcgttgatgggaacatggcgctgcgtggccaaccttgaataatttgtctttttaaactgaaaataatatctgcttaatttctcttaaagtcatagcataacatattagcatctaaagcttagcacatgatagatattaaatcaataatcatacaattccactctaacatGTGTCACATACAGTCTATGTGAATTTCATTCATTTACAATTCAAAGAGCGGGCAAAAACTTTATTGGGACAGAAGCTATTAGAATAAATCAGGCTCTGTTTGTAATGATGATAATCAAGAAAGATCTTTGTCATATTAACCATTATCAACCCTGGCTATAAGCTTTGGTGGTTAGTTCACCTGTTGGAAGGAGAGGGGCTGTGTAGaggagtttatttatttaattttctatactttatatttatttatcatcaAGTTGATGTTGGTGACTGGCGTGTCTTGTATGCAATCATATCTTCATGAAGCAACATTCAAACTGCCTATTTGTCGTTGCATGTATTTGTGAATTTGAGCTTGACTCTCAAATCAAATGTCTTTACAAAAACTTTTGTAGGCTTCTTTTGTCGCTATTCCCTCAATAAGTTGTAGGCTGAAAATTCCTTTAGGTGTTTTGCAGCCTCAGAACATGGTAGAGCCTCCACCTTTTCCACAGTTGACATGATGCTTTCTGGTGTCATGGCTTCTCCACCCTTTTGctaaaccttcatgttgctgtcactCATAAGTTGCTTTCATTGCTAAACAAAGGAGAGTTGCAAAAGTCCACTAGTTTGGAAATCTGGACCTAAAGAGACTGTAGACTTTGTTTTTTTACATCGATGATGGACATTTTGTCTTGAGGTTCCTAATGTAAAACCAAACCCATGAAAGATATTTCTCACATACGACACTGGTTCTTTTACCCCAAAGTTATTTTGTAATCCAGCAACTACATTTGGCTCTCTgaaaaaaatgtgcttttttttacaCCTCACGGGTTCAGCAAAATTGCTACCCCACAATGGAAAAGCAACTTTGGTCCCACCATGTGTCTCAATTTATGCAAGTGCACTTAGATTTCCATTGGGGCACATAAGTTTATAAAGTAAGACGGCCACGACCAATAGCGAAAGAGCTAGATTTCAAATATCAGGCAGAAATGATTCTGGCAGATCGGAGGAGCAGAGTCTAATGAGCCCTCTGTGGTTTCCGCCAAGAGCCCCCAAGGTGGTATGGGCTTCGCTGCTGGGGGCATGTAGATTGTGGCCCTCTGAGCTGCCTTCTGTCATTATGGCCAGAGGTGGTCACAGAAGCAGACGATCAAATAATAGCATTGGTCAACAAtccaaggtctggtacacaagagGACTTGTGATGTGCCAATTCATAATCCAAGAACGAGGTCAATAACTAGCCAAGGTCAGACATAGGGGTAACAATAGGAGAGGGCAAGTAAAGATAGTGCAGCAAATATGGAGCCAGAAGCTGTGGTA
The nucleotide sequence above comes from Mixophyes fleayi isolate aMixFle1 chromosome 6, aMixFle1.hap1, whole genome shotgun sequence. Encoded proteins:
- the LOC142094907 gene encoding uncharacterized protein LOC142094907; this translates as MQPLYECLRKQQGTEPLNITEIENAVQALKHAISTAPALGLPDYLKPFTLFCHEQSGHALGVLTQKHGMKQRPLAYYSAQLDPVIRGSPSCIQAVAAAILKEKVADMVLDHALIIQVPHTVTEILNQAKTRHLSAARLTKYQVALLSASHVTITNCTVLNPVTLLPIDDSEEGSKGSRKEDESSDRGYEDLSEASEEETEEIHTQKFSHDCLELMKLETSALHNVTDTPLSDATLTLYVDGSRYYVDGVPYTGYAITTEEEVLDSGTLSNGTSAQEAELIALTKACVYAEGQKANVYTDPRYAWGVAHDFGPIWKSRDFQGSNGKPIKHTNLINELFRALELPKQVGIIKVQAHTREQTPEARGNNFADQAAKKAALQPKNTTFLVDSTEGDTDKFQFPDLQSLKDFQKQATKEEKNKWEKEGAQLDEQGIWSKENKWCLPRALYPVMTQIAHGQVHHSKEAMTNRVWKNWIAPGFNSADINYVASCWICGIHNPGQRVKTPGGSIPKAFYPFQRLQIDYIQLPKCGTYEYVLEGKATAKNTAKKLISEVIYRYGIPDVIESDRGTTFTEEIMKHVMKNLGVSQAFHTPYRPPAGGRVERLNGDIKLKLQKMMQETKKTWLEYLPIVLFNIRTTLMKRHRFSTK